The Trichoplusia ni isolate ovarian cell line Hi5 chromosome 17, tn1, whole genome shotgun sequence genome includes a region encoding these proteins:
- the LOC113502325 gene encoding collagen alpha-1(III) chain-like isoform X6, with protein sequence MGPGTLFYFLAALAFTQASEDVPKKPVKDDSLVLEDARAARQYGPWQGQPGQPDNEVVVDIEDEEKKQYYETNYDTSAYGFGYDVGPNGQFHHENRGPDGVTYGCYGYVDPEGYLRATHYVADSHGYRVVEPEKPVEVFPDEKYEYDEATDGQAVDTKPGQVIPWKKLYFPKGCGRTPGGVPAKPLPKPTPKPKPPRPVDSTGQGSIVKPVQTGPNGPGGSWQGTPGTPGSPGTPGTPGTPGSPGTPGSPGSPGGPGGPGGPGGPNGPTTGGYYPGQPGSPDSPGSPGSPGGPGGPGGPGGPGGPGGPGSTDYPSGPSGGVYPGQPGTPGSPGSPGSPGTPGGPGGPGGPGGPGGPGSIDYPTGPSGGLYPGQPGTPGSPGSPGSPGTPGGPGGPGGPGGPGGPGGPGSIDYPSGPSGGVYPGQPGTPGSPGSPGSPGTPGGPGGPGGPGGPGGPGSTDYPNGPAGGEQYPGQVGTPGSPGSPGSPGSPGGPGGPGGPGGPGGPGGPSYPGNPGLPSRPGQPGYPGQPGQPATPGQPGYPGQPGTSGHPGQPGKPGTPGQPGLPGEPSQPGQPGTPGYPGQPGQPGYPGQPGQPGYPGQPGQPGYPGQPGQPGYPGQPGQPGYPGQPGQPGYPGQPGQPGYPGQPGQPGYPGQPGQPGYPGQPAQPGTPGYPGQPGKPGQIGEPGQPGQPGTPGKPGQSGTPGKPGQPGYPGQPGQPGYPGQPGHPGYPGQPGQPGYPGEPGQPGSSGQPGQPGTPGQPGQPGYPGQPGQPGYPGQPGQPGKPGQPGQPGYPGQPGYPGQPGQTGQPSKPVQPGQQGGPGEPGYPGQPGQPGYPGQPGQPGYPGQPGQPGHPGEPGQPGYPGQPGQPGHPGEPGQPGYPGQPGQPGYPGQPGHPGQPGHPGQPGQPGYPGQPGQPGHPGEPGQPGYPGQPGQPGYPGQPGHPGQPGQPGQPGHPGQPGKPGQPGQPGQPGQPGYPGQPGQPGKPGQPGQPGYPGQPGQPGKPGQPGQPGYPGQPGQPGQQGGPGEPGYPGQPGEPGYPGQPGYPGQPGQPGYPGQPGQPGYPGQPGQPGQPGKPGQPGYPGQPGEPGQPGQQGGPGEPGYPGQPGQPGYPGQPGQPGQSGQQGLPGKPGQPGQPGQPGYPGQPGQPGYPGQPGQPGYPGQPGKPGQPGSPGQQGQPGYPGQPGQPGKPGQPGYPGQPGYPGQPGQPGKPGQPGYPGQPGQQGQPGKPGQPGYPGQPGQPGQPGQPGQQGGPGEPGYPGQPGQPGKPGQPGQPGQPGQPGYPGQPGQQGQPGKPGQPGYPGQPGQPGQPGQSGYPGQPGQPGQPGTPGQPGYPGQPGQPGQPGQPGQQGGPGEPGYPGQPGQPGKPGQPGQPGQPGYPGQPGQQGQPGKPGQPGYPGQPGQPGQPGQPGYPGQPGQPGQQGGPGEPGYPGQPGQPGKPGQPGQPGKPGQPGQPGYPGQPGQPGQPGTPGQPGYPGQPGQPGKPGQQGGPGEPGYPGQPGQPGKPGQPGYPGQPGQPGQPGTPGQPGYPGQPGQPGQPGYPGQSGQPGKPGQPGYPGQPGQPGQPGQQGGPGEPGYPGQPGQPGKPGQPGQPGQPGYPGQPGQQGQPGKPGRPGQPGYPGQPGQLGQPGKPGQPGYPGQPGQPGQPGQPGQQGGPGEPGYPGQPGEPGQPGYPGQSGQPGKPGQPGYPGQPGQPGQPGQQGGPGEPGYPAQPGQPGQPGKPGQPGQPGYPGQPGEPGQPGKPGQPGYPGQPGQPGHPGKPGQPGQPGYPGQPGMPGQPGQPGYPGQPGYPGQPGQPGQQGQPGYPGQYPDSEGAPTGTGVQPPATVPSGQMPPFPIYVIPYPLPIVPSPGSCPCYLLNPGQNGTTTQGQVSPPPNYQNQPQYAPYGIIGFVPVVFMPYCPGNGSTMNSAQQNFPNAVPMQYNCAQCQANSDIYRYLGRQSGGRSTGFKDLKEIKSLSELEDLLRNQIKPLKKSVRTIGANPRILDDPKTENDKSEKKNAKKTEKNKQ encoded by the exons GCCGCACTGGCATTTACACAAGCCAGTGAGGATGTACCAAAGAAGCCAGTGAAAGATGACTCATTAGTATTAGAAGATGCGAGAGCAGCCCGGCAGTATGGTCCTTGGCAGGGTCAACCGGGTCAACCGGACAACGAAGTAGTCGTAGACATCGAAGATGAAGAAAAGAAACAGTATTATGAAACCAACTATGACACAA GCGCATACGGTTTCGGTTACGACGTTGGCCCTAACGGACAGTTCCACCACGAGAACCGCGGTCCGGATGGAGTCACGTACGGTTGCTATGGTTACGTCGACCCCGAAGGCTACCTCCGCGCCACTCACTACGTTGCTGACAGCCACGGATACAGAGTAGTGGAGCCAGAGAAGCCCGTCGAAGTGTTCCCAGATGAAAAATACGAGTACGATGAAGC AACTGATGGACAAGCAGTAGACACGAAACCAGGCCAAGTTATTCCGTGGAAGAAGCTATACTTCCCCAAAGGATGTGGTCGTACACCTGGTGGTGTTCCAGCCAAGCCCCTACCTAAACCCACTCCGAAACCGAAACCACCACGCCCTGTAGACAGTACTGGCCAGGGTAGCATTGTTAAGCCAGTTCAAACTG gaCCCAATGGACCTGGAGGATCAT GGCAAGGCACCCCGGGCACTCCCGGATCTCCTGGCACACCCGGCACACCCGGCACTCCTGGCTCTCCCGGTACTCCCGGCTCTCCTGGCTCGCCTGGCGGACCAG GTGGTCCAGGAGGCCCAGGTGGCCCGAACGGTCCCACGACTGGTGGATACTACCCAGGACAACCAGGCAGCCCAGACAGCCCAGGTAGCCCCGGCAGCCCAGGAGGACCCG GAGGACCCGGAGGCCCAGGAGGCCCAGGGGGTCCAGGTGGACCTGGTAGTACAGATTATCCTAGCGGACCCTCAGGTGGAGTTTACCCCGGACAACCTGGCACGCCGGGCAGCCCCGGCAGCCCAGGATCACCAGGCACTCCGGGAGGACCAG GAGGCCCAGGAGGACCAGGAGGTCCAGGTGGACCCGGTAGTATAGATTACCCGACTGGACCCTCAGGTGGACTTTACCCCGGACAACCTGGCACGCCCGGCAGCCCCGGCAGCCCAGGATCACCAGGCACCCCGGGGGGACCAG GAGGTCCAGGAGGTCCTGGTGGCCCAGGAGGCCCAGGTGGACCTGGCAGCATAGACTATCCTAGCGGACCCTCAGGAGGAGTCTACCCCGGACAACCCGGCACCCCCGGTAGCCCAGGCAGTCCGGGATCACCAG GAACACCAGGAGGACCGGGAGGACCAGGTGGCCCAGGTGGCCCAGGTGGACCTGGCAGTACAGATTATCCTAACGGACCCGCAGGAGGCGAACAGTATCCAGGACAAGTTGGGACGCCCGGCAGCCCAGGCAGTCCAGGATCACCTGGCAGCCCAGGAGGACCAG GAGGTCCAGGAGGCCCAGGAGGTCCTGGAGGCCCAGGAGGACCAAGTTACCCCGGAAATCCGGGACTACCGTCCAGACCAGGACAACCAGGATACCCAGGTCAACCCGGACAACCCGCTACACCAGGACAACCAGGATACCCAGGACAGCCCGGCACATCAGGACACCCAGGGCAGCCTGGAAAACCCGGTACACCAGGACAGCCAGGTTTACCTGGTGAACCAAGTCAGCCCGGGCAACCCGGCACGCCAGGATACCCAGGACAGCCCGGACAACCAGGATACCCAGGGCAGCCCGGACAACCAGGATACCCAGGACAGCCCGGACAACCAGGATACCCAGGACAGCCTGGACAACCAGGATACCCAGGACAGCCCGGACAACCAGGATACCCAGGACAGCCTGGACAACCAGGATACCCAGGACAGCCTGGACAACCAGGATACCCAGGACAGCCCGGACAACCAGGATATCCAGGACAGCCCGGACAACCAGGATACCCAGGACAGCCCGCACAACCCGGTACGCCAGGTTATCCAGGACAACCCGGTAAACCAGGACAGATTGGGGAACCAGGTCAGCCCGGGCAACCTGGCACACCAGGAAAGCCCGGACAATCTGGCACGCCAGGAAAGCCCGGACAACCAGGATACCCAGGACAGCCCGGACAACCGGGATACCCAGGACAGCCCGGGCACCCAGGATACCCAGGACAGCCTGGACAACCAG GTTACCCCGGAGAACCAGGTCAACCAGGGTCCTCTGGACAGCCTGGGCAACCAGGCACACCAGGACAGCCAGGACAACCTGGATACCCAGGACAGCCTGGACAGCCAGGATACCCTGGACAGCCCGGACAACCAGGAAAGCCAGGACAGCCTGGACAGCCGGGATACCCTGGCCAACCAG gatACCCCGGACAGCCTGGACAAACGGGACAACCGAGTAAGCCAGTACAGCCCGGTCAACAAGGAGGACCCGGTGAGCCAGGATACCCTGGACAACCAGGACAGCCAGGATACCCGGGACAACCTGGACAGCCAGGATACCCAGGACAGCCTGGACAACCCGGACACCCAGGAGAGCCTGGACAGCCAGGATACCCAGGACAGCCTGGACAACCCGGACACCCAGGAGAGCCTGGACAGCCAGGATACCCAGGACAGCCTGGACAGCCAGGATACCCCGGACAACCCGGACACCCAGGACAACCCGGTCACCCAGGACAACCAGGACAGCCAGGATACCCAGGACAGCCTGGACAACCCGGACACCCAGGAGAGCCTGGACAGCCAGGATACCCAGGACAGCCTGGACAGCCAGGATACCCCGGACAACCCGGACACCCAGGACAACCAGGACAACCAGGACAACCTGGTCACCCAGGACAACCAGGCAAACCAGGACAACCTGGACAGCCAGGACAGCCCGGCCAACCTGGATATCCAGGACAGCCCGGACAACCAGGCAAGCCAGGACAACCTGGTCAGCCAGGATACCCCGGCCAACCAGGACAACCAGGCAAACCAGGACAACCTGGACAGCCAGGATACCCCGGACAGCCAGGACAGCCTGGTCAACAAGGAGGCCCTGGTGAGCCAGGATACCCCGGACAACCAGGTGAACCAGGCTACCCCGGACAACCCGGTTACCCAGGACAGCCCGGACAGCCAGGATATCCCGGACAACCTGGACAGCCAGGATATCCCGGACAACCAGGACAGCCAGGCCAACCAGGCAAACCAGGACAACCTGGATACCCCGGACAGCCGGGAGAGCCCGGACAACCCGGTCAACAAGGAGGCCCCGGTGAGCCAGGATACCCCGGACAACCAGGCCAACCAGGCTACCCAGGACAACCTGGACAGCCAGGACAATCAGGACAGCAAGGCCTACCAGGCAAACCAGGGCAACCTGGACAGCCAGGCCAGCCAGGATACCCTGGACAGCCTGGACAACCAGGATACCCTGGACAGCCTGGACAACCAGGCTACCCAGGACAGCCAGGCAAGCCAGGACAGCCTGGATCCCCCGGACAACAAGGACAACCCGGCTACCCAGGACAGCCCGGACAACCCGGCAAGCCAGGACAGCCTGGATACCCCGGACAACCCGGCTACCCAGGACAGCCCGGACAACCCGGCAAGCCAGGACAACCCGGATACCCAGGGCAACCAGGACAGCAAGGCCAACCAGGCAAACCAGGACAACCTGGATACCCTGGACAGCCGGGACAACCAGGACAACCTG GACAGCCCGGTCAACAAGGAGGCCCCGGTGAGCCAG GTTACCCCGGACAGCCCGGGCAACCAGGCAAGCCAGGCCAGCCCGGACAACCAGGACAACCAGGACAACCCGGATACCCAGGGCAACCAGGACAGCAAGGCCAACCAGGCAAACCAGGACAACCTGGATACCCTGGACAGCCGGGACAACCAGGACAACCTGGACAGTCAGGATACCCCGGACAACCAGGACAGCCAGGCCAACCAGGCACTCCAGGACAACCTGGATACCCTGGACAGCCGGGACAACCAGGACAGCCAGGACAGCCCGGTCAACAAGGAGGCCCCGGTGAGCCAGGTTACCCCGGACAGCCCGGGCAACCAGGCAAGCCAGGCCAGCCCGGACAACCAGGACAACCCGGATACCCAGGGCAACCAGGACAACAAGGCCAACCAGGCAAACCAGGACAACCTGGATACCCTGGACAGCCGGGACAACCAGGACAACCTGGACAGCCAGGATACCCCGGACAGCCAGGACAGCCCGGTCAACAAGGAGGCCCTGGTGAGCCAGGATACCCAGGACAACCTGGACAACCAGGCAAACCAGGACAACCTGGACAACCAGGCAAACCAGGACAACCTGGACAGCCAGGATATCCCGGACAACCAGGACAGCCAGGCCAACCAGGCACACCAGGACAACCAGGATATCCCGGACAACCAGGACAGCCAGGAAAGCCCGGTCAACAAGGAGGCCCCGGTGAGCCAGGTTACCCCGGACAGCCTGGACAACCAGGCAAACCAGGACAACCAGGATATCCCGGACAACCAGGACAGCCAGGCCAACCAGGCACACCAGGACAACCTGGATACCCTGGACAGCCCGGACAACCAGGACAACCCGGATACCCAGGACAATCAGGACAACCAGGCAAACCCGGACAACCTGGATACCCTGGACAGCCGGGACAACCAG GACAGCCCGGTCAACAAGGAGGCCCCGGTGAGCCAGGTTACCCCGGACAGCCCGGGCAACCAGGCAAGCCAGGCCAGCCCGGACAACCAGGACAACCCGGATACCCAGGGCAACCAGGACAGCAAGGCCAACCAGGCAAACCAGGACGACCTGGACAGCCAGGATATCCCGGACAACCAGGACAGCTAGGCCAACCAGGCAAACCAGGACAACCTGGATACCCTGGACAGCCGGGACAACCAGGACAACCTGGACAGCCCGGTCAACAAGGAGGCCCCGGTGAGCCAGGATACCCTGGACAGCCCGGAGAACCAGGACAACCCGGATATCCAGGACAATCAGGACAACCAGGCAAACCCGGACAACCTGGATACCCTGGACAGCCGGGACAACCAGGACAGCCCGGTCAACAAGGAGGCCCCGGTGAGCCAGGATACCCTGCACAGCCCGGACAACCAGGACAACCAGGCAAACCAGGACAACCTGGACAGCCAGGATATCCCGGACAACCAGGAGAGCCAGGCCAACCAGGCAAACCAGGACAACCTGGATACCCCGGACAGCCCGGACAACCAGGACATCCAGGCAAACCAGGACAACCTGGACAGCCAGGATACCCCGGACAACCAGGAATGCCAGGACAACCTGGACAGCCTGGATACCCCGGACAACCTGGATACCCAGGACAGCCCGGACAACCAGGACAGCAAGGTCAACCAGGGTACCCAGGACAATACCCAG ATTCTGAAGGCGCACCAACGGGCACTGGTGTGCAGCCGCCTGCGACTGTGCCATCTGGACAAATGCCACCGTTCCCTATCTACGTTATCCCGTATCCACTACCCATTGTTCCAAGCCCTGGATCATGTCCATGCTATCTACTTAACCCAGGACAAAACGGAACAACAACACAAGGTCAGGTTTCTCCGCCACCCAACTATCAAAATCAACCACAGTATGCTCCTTACGGTATTATTGGGTTCGTCCCAGTAGTATTCATGCCATACTGCCCAGGTAACGGCTCAACCATGAATAGCGCTCAACAGAACTTCCCCAATGCAGTTCCGATGCAATACAACTGCGCTCAATGCCAAGCCAACAGTGACATTTACAGATATCTTGGCAGACAAAGCGGAGGACGTAGCACAGGTTTCAAAGatctcaaagaaataaaatcccTCTCCGAATTAGAGGACCTATTAAGAAATCAAATCAAACCGTTAAAAAAGAGCGTTCGCACAATAGGCGCTAACCCACGAATACTAGACGATCCGAAAACAGAGAACGATAAGTCAGAAAAGAAAAATGCcaagaaaactgaaaaaaacaagcagtaa
- the LOC113502325 gene encoding collagen alpha-1(III) chain-like isoform X9 — protein sequence MGPGTLFYFLAALAFTQASEDVPKKPVKDDSLVLEDARAARQYGPWQGQPGQPDNEVVVDIEDEEKKQYYETNYDTSAYGFGYDVGPNGQFHHENRGPDGVTYGCYGYVDPEGYLRATHYVADSHGYRVVEPEKPVEVFPDEKYEYDEATDGQAVDTKPGQVIPWKKLYFPKGCGRTPGGVPAKPLPKPTPKPKPPRPVDSTGQGSIVKPVQTGPNGPGGSWQGTPGTPGSPGTPGTPGTPGSPGTPGSPGSPGGPGGPGGPGGPNGPTTGGYYPGQPGSPDSPGSPGSPGGPGGPGGPGGPGGPGGPGSTDYPSGPSGGVYPGQPGTPGSPGSPGSPGTPGGPGGPGGPGGPGGPGSIDYPTGPSGGLYPGQPGTPGSPGSPGSPGTPGGPGGPGGPGGPGGPGGPGSIDYPSGPSGGVYPGQPGTPGSPGSPGSPGTPGGPGGPGGPGGPGGPGSTDYPNGPAGGEQYPGQVGTPGSPGSPGSPGSPGGPGGPGGPGGPGGPGGPSYPGNPGLPSRPGQPGYPGQPGQPATPGQPGYPGQPGTSGHPGQPGKPGTPGQPGLPGEPSQPGQPGTPGYPGQPGQPGYPGQPGQPGYPGQPGQPGYPGQPGQPGYPGQPGQPGYPGQPGQPGYPGQPGQPGYPGQPGQPGYPGQPGQPGYPGQPAQPGTPGYPGQPGKPGQIGEPGQPGQPGTPGKPGQSGTPGKPGQPGYPGQPGQPGYPGQPGHPGYPGQPGQPGYPGEPGQPGSSGQPGQPGTPGQPGQPGYPGQPGQPGYPGQPGQPGKPGQPGQPGYPGQPGYPGQPGQTGQPSKPVQPGQQGGPGEPGYPGQPGQPGYPGQPGQPGYPGQPGQPGHPGEPGQPGYPGQPGQPGHPGEPGQPGYPGQPGQPGYPGQPGHPGQPGHPGQPGQPGYPGQPGQPGHPGEPGQPGYPGQPGQPGYPGQPGHPGQPGQPGQPGHPGQPGKPGQPGQPGQPGQPGYPGQPGQPGKPGQPGQPGYPGQPGQPGKPGQPGQPGYPGQPGQPGQQGGPGEPGYPGQPGEPGYPGQPGYPGQPGQPGYPGQPGQPGYPGQPGQPGQPGKPGQPGYPGQPGEPGQPGQQGGPGEPGYPGQPGQPGYPGQPGQPGQSGQQGLPGKPGQPGQPGQPGYPGQPGQPGYPGQPGQPGYPGQPGKPGQPGSPGQQGQPGYPGQPGQPGKPGQPGYPGQPGYPGQPGQPGKPGQPGYPGQPGQQGQPGKPGQPGYPGQPGQPGQPGQPGYPGQPGQPGQQGGPAEPGYPGQPGQPGQPGYPGQSGQPGKPGQPGQQGQPGKPGQPGYPGQPGQPGQPGKPGQPGKPGQPGQPGYPGQPGEPGQPGKPGQPGYPGQPGQPGHPGKPGQPGQPGYPGQPGMPGQPGQPGYPGQPGYPGQPGQPGQQGQPGYPGQYPDSEGAPTGTGVQPPATVPSGQMPPFPIYVIPYPLPIVPSPGSCPCYLLNPGQNGTTTQGQVSPPPNYQNQPQYAPYGIIGFVPVVFMPYCPGNGSTMNSAQQNFPNAVPMQYNCAQCQANSDIYRYLGRQSGGRSTGFKDLKEIKSLSELEDLLRNQIKPLKKSVRTIGANPRILDDPKTENDKSEKKNAKKTEKNKQ from the exons GCCGCACTGGCATTTACACAAGCCAGTGAGGATGTACCAAAGAAGCCAGTGAAAGATGACTCATTAGTATTAGAAGATGCGAGAGCAGCCCGGCAGTATGGTCCTTGGCAGGGTCAACCGGGTCAACCGGACAACGAAGTAGTCGTAGACATCGAAGATGAAGAAAAGAAACAGTATTATGAAACCAACTATGACACAA GCGCATACGGTTTCGGTTACGACGTTGGCCCTAACGGACAGTTCCACCACGAGAACCGCGGTCCGGATGGAGTCACGTACGGTTGCTATGGTTACGTCGACCCCGAAGGCTACCTCCGCGCCACTCACTACGTTGCTGACAGCCACGGATACAGAGTAGTGGAGCCAGAGAAGCCCGTCGAAGTGTTCCCAGATGAAAAATACGAGTACGATGAAGC AACTGATGGACAAGCAGTAGACACGAAACCAGGCCAAGTTATTCCGTGGAAGAAGCTATACTTCCCCAAAGGATGTGGTCGTACACCTGGTGGTGTTCCAGCCAAGCCCCTACCTAAACCCACTCCGAAACCGAAACCACCACGCCCTGTAGACAGTACTGGCCAGGGTAGCATTGTTAAGCCAGTTCAAACTG gaCCCAATGGACCTGGAGGATCAT GGCAAGGCACCCCGGGCACTCCCGGATCTCCTGGCACACCCGGCACACCCGGCACTCCTGGCTCTCCCGGTACTCCCGGCTCTCCTGGCTCGCCTGGCGGACCAG GTGGTCCAGGAGGCCCAGGTGGCCCGAACGGTCCCACGACTGGTGGATACTACCCAGGACAACCAGGCAGCCCAGACAGCCCAGGTAGCCCCGGCAGCCCAGGAGGACCCG GAGGACCCGGAGGCCCAGGAGGCCCAGGGGGTCCAGGTGGACCTGGTAGTACAGATTATCCTAGCGGACCCTCAGGTGGAGTTTACCCCGGACAACCTGGCACGCCGGGCAGCCCCGGCAGCCCAGGATCACCAGGCACTCCGGGAGGACCAG GAGGCCCAGGAGGACCAGGAGGTCCAGGTGGACCCGGTAGTATAGATTACCCGACTGGACCCTCAGGTGGACTTTACCCCGGACAACCTGGCACGCCCGGCAGCCCCGGCAGCCCAGGATCACCAGGCACCCCGGGGGGACCAG GAGGTCCAGGAGGTCCTGGTGGCCCAGGAGGCCCAGGTGGACCTGGCAGCATAGACTATCCTAGCGGACCCTCAGGAGGAGTCTACCCCGGACAACCCGGCACCCCCGGTAGCCCAGGCAGTCCGGGATCACCAG GAACACCAGGAGGACCGGGAGGACCAGGTGGCCCAGGTGGCCCAGGTGGACCTGGCAGTACAGATTATCCTAACGGACCCGCAGGAGGCGAACAGTATCCAGGACAAGTTGGGACGCCCGGCAGCCCAGGCAGTCCAGGATCACCTGGCAGCCCAGGAGGACCAG GAGGTCCAGGAGGCCCAGGAGGTCCTGGAGGCCCAGGAGGACCAAGTTACCCCGGAAATCCGGGACTACCGTCCAGACCAGGACAACCAGGATACCCAGGTCAACCCGGACAACCCGCTACACCAGGACAACCAGGATACCCAGGACAGCCCGGCACATCAGGACACCCAGGGCAGCCTGGAAAACCCGGTACACCAGGACAGCCAGGTTTACCTGGTGAACCAAGTCAGCCCGGGCAACCCGGCACGCCAGGATACCCAGGACAGCCCGGACAACCAGGATACCCAGGGCAGCCCGGACAACCAGGATACCCAGGACAGCCCGGACAACCAGGATACCCAGGACAGCCTGGACAACCAGGATACCCAGGACAGCCCGGACAACCAGGATACCCAGGACAGCCTGGACAACCAGGATACCCAGGACAGCCTGGACAACCAGGATACCCAGGACAGCCCGGACAACCAGGATATCCAGGACAGCCCGGACAACCAGGATACCCAGGACAGCCCGCACAACCCGGTACGCCAGGTTATCCAGGACAACCCGGTAAACCAGGACAGATTGGGGAACCAGGTCAGCCCGGGCAACCTGGCACACCAGGAAAGCCCGGACAATCTGGCACGCCAGGAAAGCCCGGACAACCAGGATACCCAGGACAGCCCGGACAACCGGGATACCCAGGACAGCCCGGGCACCCAGGATACCCAGGACAGCCTGGACAACCAG GTTACCCCGGAGAACCAGGTCAACCAGGGTCCTCTGGACAGCCTGGGCAACCAGGCACACCAGGACAGCCAGGACAACCTGGATACCCAGGACAGCCTGGACAGCCAGGATACCCTGGACAGCCCGGACAACCAGGAAAGCCAGGACAGCCTGGACAGCCGGGATACCCTGGCCAACCAG gatACCCCGGACAGCCTGGACAAACGGGACAACCGAGTAAGCCAGTACAGCCCGGTCAACAAGGAGGACCCGGTGAGCCAGGATACCCTGGACAACCAGGACAGCCAGGATACCCGGGACAACCTGGACAGCCAGGATACCCAGGACAGCCTGGACAACCCGGACACCCAGGAGAGCCTGGACAGCCAGGATACCCAGGACAGCCTGGACAACCCGGACACCCAGGAGAGCCTGGACAGCCAGGATACCCAGGACAGCCTGGACAGCCAGGATACCCCGGACAACCCGGACACCCAGGACAACCCGGTCACCCAGGACAACCAGGACAGCCAGGATACCCAGGACAGCCTGGACAACCCGGACACCCAGGAGAGCCTGGACAGCCAGGATACCCAGGACAGCCTGGACAGCCAGGATACCCCGGACAACCCGGACACCCAGGACAACCAGGACAACCAGGACAACCTGGTCACCCAGGACAACCAGGCAAACCAGGACAACCTGGACAGCCAGGACAGCCCGGCCAACCTGGATATCCAGGACAGCCCGGACAACCAGGCAAGCCAGGACAACCTGGTCAGCCAGGATACCCCGGCCAACCAGGACAACCAGGCAAACCAGGACAACCTGGACAGCCAGGATACCCCGGACAGCCAGGACAGCCTGGTCAACAAGGAGGCCCTGGTGAGCCAGGATACCCCGGACAACCAGGTGAACCAGGCTACCCCGGACAACCCGGTTACCCAGGACAGCCCGGACAGCCAGGATATCCCGGACAACCTGGACAGCCAGGATATCCCGGACAACCAGGACAGCCAGGCCAACCAGGCAAACCAGGACAACCTGGATACCCCGGACAGCCGGGAGAGCCCGGACAACCCGGTCAACAAGGAGGCCCCGGTGAGCCAGGATACCCCGGACAACCAGGCCAACCAGGCTACCCAGGACAACCTGGACAGCCAGGACAATCAGGACAGCAAGGCCTACCAGGCAAACCAGGGCAACCTGGACAGCCAGGCCAGCCAGGATACCCTGGACAGCCTGGACAACCAGGATACCCTGGACAGCCTGGACAACCAGGCTACCCAGGACAGCCAGGCAAGCCAGGACAGCCTGGATCCCCCGGACAACAAGGACAACCCGGCTACCCAGGACAGCCCGGACAACCCGGCAAGCCAGGACAGCCTGGATACCCCGGACAACCCGGCTACCCAGGACAGCCCGGACAACCCGGCAAGCCAGGACAACCCGGATACCCAGGGCAACCAGGACAGCAAGGCCAACCAGGCAAACCAGGACAACCTGGATACCCTGGACAGCCGGGACAACCAGGACAACCTGGACAGCCAGGATACCCCGGACAGCCAGGACAGCCCGGTCAACAAGGAGGCCCCGCTGAGCCAGGATACCCTGGACAGCCCGGACAACCAGGACAACCCGGGTACCCAGGACAATCAGGACAACCAGGCAAACCCGGACAACCTGGACAGCAAGGCCAACCAGGCAAACCAGGACAACCTGGATACCCCGGACAGCCCGGACAACCAGGACAACCAGGCAAACCAG GACAACCAGGCAAACCAGGACAACCTGGACAGCCAGGATATCCCGGACAACCAGGAGAGCCAGGCCAACCAGGCAAACCAGGACAACCTGGATACCCCGGACAGCCCGGACAACCAGGACATCCAGGCAAACCAGGACAACCTGGACAGCCAGGATACCCCGGACAACCAGGAATGCCAGGACAACCTGGACAGCCTGGATACCCCGGACAACCTGGATACCCAGGACAGCCCGGACAACCAGGACAGCAAGGTCAACCAGGGTACCCAGGACAATACCCAG ATTCTGAAGGCGCACCAACGGGCACTGGTGTGCAGCCGCCTGCGACTGTGCCATCTGGACAAATGCCACCGTTCCCTATCTACGTTATCCCGTATCCACTACCCATTGTTCCAAGCCCTGGATCATGTCCATGCTATCTACTTAACCCAGGACAAAACGGAACAACAACACAAGGTCAGGTTTCTCCGCCACCCAACTATCAAAATCAACCACAGTATGCTCCTTACGGTATTATTGGGTTCGTCCCAGTAGTATTCATGCCATACTGCCCAGGTAACGGCTCAACCATGAATAGCGCTCAACAGAACTTCCCCAATGCAGTTCCGATGCAATACAACTGCGCTCAATGCCAAGCCAACAGTGACATTTACAGATATCTTGGCAGACAAAGCGGAGGACGTAGCACAGGTTTCAAAGatctcaaagaaataaaatcccTCTCCGAATTAGAGGACCTATTAAGAAATCAAATCAAACCGTTAAAAAAGAGCGTTCGCACAATAGGCGCTAACCCACGAATACTAGACGATCCGAAAACAGAGAACGATAAGTCAGAAAAGAAAAATGCcaagaaaactgaaaaaaacaagcagtaa